The genomic segment GTATGCCGGAGTGGGCTTCATGTTCGCGAACCGCGCGAGCCATCGAAGCGCGGATCGCGGGTCGCGCGCGTTCGCATAGACGTGCGCGAGCGCGCTCATCGCATCCGGGTCTGTCGGAGCGATGGTGAGCGCGTGCTGAAATTCGCGTTCGGCGCGCTGATCCTGACGCAACTGTTCATCCGCTAAGCCCGCGCCATAGTAGGCGTTTTCGGAGTTCGGATCGATCGTCATAGCGAGATGCCACTGGTCTGCGGCTTCGGTATAGCGGCGGCTGAAGTAGAACTGAGTGCCGAGCGCCTCGTTGATGACGGGGGAGAGCGGATCGAGGCTCCGTGCCTGCACCATCTGTGCGATCGCGTCTTGCAGCTTTCCGTGATTGAAGAGATACCATGAATACCACTCGCGCGCAGTCGCGTAGCGAGCATCGAGCGCGATCGATCGCTGGAATTCTGCGCCGACTTCATTGCGATATGCCCGACCGAGGAACTCGTCGACGAACGCGAGCGACGCATGCGCTTCCGCGGAGTTCGGGTCGAATCGTATGGCGCGCAGCGCCGCCGACCGTGAGAGATTCAAATTCTGCATGTGCTGCGCGCTGTACGGCCCGTAATAGGCAAGTGCCGAATAACTGTCGGCCACTCCGGACTCTGCGGCCGCGTACGTGGGAGCGATCGCGAGCGCCGCATTGAAATAGTGCAAACCGAGCTTGATGTTCGGGATGGTGCGCTCG from the Candidatus Eremiobacteraceae bacterium genome contains:
- a CDS encoding winged helix-turn-helix domain-containing protein, which codes for MFEFGPFRLDSRSESLSCDGREIHLTAKGYATLLLLVERAGSLVSKDEILASVWPSGFVEPANLTQTIYVLRKSLGDADGRLIETVPSRGYRFTPPVQSSPSSNGATHASAHSNKARTRIFAVALPLVIAALLFAVFGNRLFPPAHAIAAPNPQALRDYILGRHYWNERTIPNIKLGLHYFNAALAIAPTYAAAESGVADSYSALAYYGPYSAQHMQNLNLSRSAALRAIRFDPNSAEAHASLAFVDEFLGRAYRNEVGAEFQRSIALDARYATAREWYSWYLFNHGKLQDAIAQMVQARSLDPLSPVINEALGTQFYFSRRYTEAADQWHLAMTIDPNSENAYYGAGLADEQLRQDQRAEREFQHALTIAPTDPDAMSALAHVYANARDPRSALRWLARFANMKPTPAY